Within the Cydia pomonella isolate Wapato2018A chromosome 10, ilCydPomo1, whole genome shotgun sequence genome, the region GTTCAAAGGATCCTGAAGAAATGCCCTGAATGTATGAGACATGACGGAGGGCCATATAGACTACCGGAAACTCCTGCTTTACCGAAAGAGAGAGTCAACTATAGTTCTCCATTTACATACGTTGGTACCGACTACCTGGGACCACTTCTAGTTAACAATGGGAATGGCAATTGCAAAAGGTGGATTAGCCTTTATACATGTTTGGCTGTAAGAGCCATTCACCTAGAAGTTGTAAAGGACCTAACAGCGGAAGAAGGTTTATTGGCCTTACGCAGGATGATTTCAGCAAGAGGCGTGCCTATCTTGATAACCTCTGACAACGCAGCTCACTTTAAGTTACTCTCGGAGATTCTTCAGAATCCATACTGCgtagataaagaaataaaatggaaatttataCCACAGTTAGCACCATGGCATGGAGGATTCTACGAGAGATTAGTCGGATTGGTTAAGAACTGTATGAAGAAAACTTTACAGAAACATTTATTGAATGACAGCCAGCTGGTTACAGTGGTTAAAGAAATAGAAGCGGTTCTTAACACAAGACCTTTAACTTACGTGGACTCGGAGCCTGATCATGTATTAAAACCTTCAGATTTTCTTACCATGGGAAAATGTATCATTATGGAAACGTCAGGAAAGGATCCTACTACGTCACAAGGAACGGTGACTaaagacaatttaattaaaGGTTGGAAGAAAGCACAGATAATTCTAAGAGAATTTAAAGAGATGTTCGAGAACCGGTATCTCCTAAATTTGAGAGAAAGATATTCCCACCATCCTAAAGAACCTAGGGTAATATCCAAGTTGGCTCCAAAGATAGGTCAAATCGTGCAGATCAAAGGTGACACGAAGAACAGAGTCAATTGGAAAGTTGGGAAAATAGTATCTTTAAGAAAAGGCGCCGACGGTTTATGTAGGGTTGCCACGGTACGAGTAGGAGATACAGAGTATACAAGATCTATCGCGCATCTCTACCCGTTAGAGATCGAAGATGGAGAAGAACAGTGTAAACAAACATCATCTTACGACGAAAGCGCAGAAGAACCTCTGCAACTTCCTAATCTACCCCGTTCGTCACGCAGAGATGACATGACGGTGGATTCCGTCAACGATGTTGCCGAATCCGAGTCTCTTTCTGAGCAAAGATGCACGCAAGCAGTCAGAGATAAGCCAGAAGAAGAAGTACAACCTTATGCCTCGCCAGTAGAGGGAAGGAGTTCCTCTCAACGAATCCTAGAGCCTATGTATAGTGAGTCAAACGAGCCTAAGCCTAAGTCTATGTCCGAACCAGAACCGTTCGCGGTCGTCGACCTCGAATCTTACGAGCACACTAAGCCAGAATCACACAACCTGGAGGAGGTTACGCTAGGCAACGAGTCAAGACCTAAGAGAGCCGCAGCTCTTCGAGCCCTTGAGAAGATCAAAGAATGGACCAGTAATCTAGTCGCCCTATTCCTGCCTGTGTTGGGGAGTGTCGCGACGGACGCGAAAATCCGATGCCACAATACTAATTCACCTGCGGCAACACCGAACAGCGCCCTCTATGTGGAACTGTGGTAAGTTAACCAACGTAGTAAGTTGGTGAAGCTAGATTCAGTATGGCGCGAAACGCGCTAGTTCtataaaatgtgatataaaGTGAGGAAGCCTACAGCTGTCCGGAATCATCTAaagctaagtattttatttacttggtgAAAGCTCGCAGTAGTGGTATGGTTTCTCTGTGCGATTATCTCCTTTATTCCTTTCTGGTTCGAGCTTGCCACGTGACCTTGACGTGGAAGCTATTGGGAGCCCATCTTAGGTAAGGCGGACTAGGGACTTATGATTGTGTAGGAGTCTGCGGCTTCGGCCGCAGATCCTCCTATATCAATGTGTAAGAGAATGGCAGGTTTAGCTGCTAGATGCTCCCCGTAAGGGGGGCGGCTACTatagagaaaggcgttaggagttctgtggcttcggctgctaggttctcctttatccccgtgtaggagtaaggtggctccggccgctagttactcctttatcagcacgcaaggggcagcttcggctgtggtacgcccccttgaaaccagagaaaggcgttaggagttctgtggcttcggctgctaggttctcctttatccccgtgtaggagtaaggtggcttcggccgctagttactcctttatcagcacgcaaggggcagcttcggctgcggtacgcccccttgaCTATACAGCTACTTAGGTAGTTGGCTTTGTGTAACCTACATCCGGCCGGGTAAGATGGGGCTCACTAGTAagatatatagatttatgtgtGGAGGTTAATGGTTTGGAGAATACCATGTTCATAGAGCAATTTTACCCACAGATCTCGGGTGTCATACATTCAGCCGCCTTAAGATAAGCGAAGCAGATTAAGGCTCCTCTGGCCCAGGAGTTGAGGTGCAGAGAGAGTGAGGATGAAGAGTCCCTTATGGGATATGAAGGTATGTATGCGATGCATTCTATACCCCAATAGATCCCcctaatataacatatatataagtTGCCGCCTTTCCCCTCTTTACGGTCTCATTTATATACCGTAGGCGGCTAGGGGAGAGGCGGCCACAAGttctttcaaaaatataataaataataattcataattgcTTTTTGACCTGTGTCAGCCTACCCTCCGAGTTTGAAAGAGACTATAGTAAAAAATTATGAGAGTTGGTTAATgacaaaaaatcacaaaaatcaTGTGATGGTGCTTACTATGGCAACATTGCAAGTAAGTAGGTACAAGAAAAAATGCCAATCCATTCTTACACTAGATAACTGAAATAACAATTATgaattttatgtaggtacctattcatcaattttgttgttaaaataaaataaaataaaataaatcaaattttatagaaaaatgtttctcatataagtgaaatgtaaatttctttttgagaaaataaaaatattctttaaccCGAACTGATTGTCAGAATTTAAAAAGTGACTGgattattataacaaaaaccGAGAAAGATGTGACTGAAacagtaaataaataggtaatcaTTAAAACAAAGTTATGGTCTTTTGACGTTCGTCAAAGGCAGCACTCGCTTTGAGAAaaatgtaattacaataattacacgGGAATTATTAATAACTGTCATTGCTAAAACAAAGAGAGTAATTACTACtggtttatattttgttaattaaatataatgacttTGGATCAAAGAAACATTGATTGAGTTAGATGCGTAAAATCCAGGACAATtttgtgcttcgaatttgacaggtaattgagatggcgctgtacagttCCATACgatttgcggtaactctgaatgtcaaaagttgacgtttgatcagagctcaacgagggtgcagagtgttagggtcgacaacgcgcacgTAAcccctctagagttgcaggcgtatataggctacggaaactgtttaccatcaggcgggccgtatgcttgtttgccaccgacgtagtattaaaataaaagtaagaatACAGTTTACAAAGgcactatttatatttttgcaacTTTTACTAAGCTAACACGCTAGAGTTTCACTCTGCCACTACTCGTTCAGCGGGTCCCGCGAGACTTTAGAACGAAACCTTATGAGATACGGCACATTTCTCGTAACTTATCATATGCGTGGAACTGGGGGAATATAGTTAGAGTTTGTGAACTTTTAAGGAACAGGCGTTCTTTGTCGTTAAGATATAACGGTAACATTGAAGGGgaataaaataggtattttttttacaaatcattttattataaattatttaatttattatacgtcccactgctgggcacacgCCTCCTTTCTTGCGTGAGAGGATATGGGTTGCTTTACTGcgtatgtttatttagtcacctgcaataatgtacgggctgaatatataggtcatactgagcaacttttactatggaaccaaccccgaaatcgctgGCATAAAGCGGGTTGGAGACTTATCTTTTAAATTAACCCCCTATAATACTTAGTAGTACTCACTAGGTTAATAttgattgtatatatgtataatgaatATTCAAACACGATCTAAATTGttcttgaataaataaactgaaactgAAGTACTTTACAAGATTACCGCTTAATCCTCTTGCTAAAGTAATGATGCTAAGCACGGAGAATTTCGTACGTTAACCCGTTTGTTTCTACTTGCATCACAaccgcataattatattgctgtcccgccgaAATTATGTGCATGCGATAGAGATGGAAATAGGCGGGTCagtgtacgaaattcttcgtgtttagcgtccttactttagttTAGCGGATCGGAGAGTTCAGCCCTTTTCATTTCTTCGAAGACAGTAAGCTAGGTTTCTCacgatatttttagtttttacgatAGTTGATGTCATAATACATGGCttgacaacattaaaaaatggcCGAACGTGAATAACGCAGCCATACTGGCAAAAATGGCCAAGAGCAGGAGAGAAAAGGCAAAGATGGTCGCCGACATCCGTTAGGGCATGGCGaataaagaagaaaaacatACCATAATCTCAACGAGAATACATTTAATAGCAAAAATAAACCTCCAGTCCTTATCTTCCGGCAACGTCATACgtattatatattgttattcAATCCAAACATGACCCATCATTTTCCTCCTAAATGCTCCACAAAGACATGAAAAATTCTGTAACACATCAAAGTCGCACTCAAAACTCACTCCACTTCACTCAATGAAATACATCAACCAATTATTTCGGGAAGGctcgtaaaaaatacattttggtCGGTTGTCCGAGGCTCCGAGGCGGcctttcaatctgacgaattcAGAACGCTAGGAGAAGACTTGACTCGAGGAATCcagtttgttttatattaaccCTTAAATTGATAGTAAACACGGTAGGTCGTGTGTTCAAAACACCTCGGTACTCACTACGAGTAGTAGCAATGAATTCCAGTATTTTGGCGTTTTGGGTCAAAGGAAAAAAGACTCGAACTAGCAACATTTCGAATCTCGCCAGAAGTGGTggatttttccatttttaatatCGTATCATATAAGATTCGTAGTATCGCTTGCAGACGTATCTGCCTGCTATTTCGAGGAAACTAGTATCCAAAACTTTGCTTGGATAGGTaattgtgatttaaaaaaaaaaataagtaagtatgtagATAATTTATACCTTTCACGAAAACAGTTGGacaaaaagaaaactaattacTTGGAGGTAAATATAGATATCGTAATTCTAATGGCAGATTACAATCCTTTCTTACTTATTTACCATATGTCTAAATTCTTAAGTGCAATATGATGAAGTTACTTATAACAAAACGAATATTagcatcattcgcttgcccttatcccattcatttggggtcggcgcagcatgtcttttccttccatatctttctgtcacccgtcatctcatcgttcacttgCGAACAAAACGAAtattagcattaaaaaaatataattacttatagTCTACATTCGAATTTACCTCTCACTAGGCGTTTGGAGACGATTATACTGTAAGGTATGTGACCAGACACCACAGCCCGGTGTAATGGCGTACCTCGATAAAAGATTTCCCCCGGCGGCGATGCCTCACAGTCACACGCACCATTTTAGCTCGGCCCTCAAGCACAGTGTTTGTGCTTTTGAGACAACTTTTGGAGCCCCATAAGGATAGGTCATTCCGAGGTTGAAGCCCTTTTTTGGGTAATGAAACGGCATAAGTAGTAGACAATTTGACTATCAGACAAAACCGTCGATTGATAGGAGCTCACACAAAACATATCCCTTATTAACGCATAGCATAGCATCTTATCTACTAGGACTAGGACTCTCAAGTTTGCACGTTATGGACTAAAATACTCATGGAATGTTCACACATCAGCAACATTGTTGGAGGAACGGAAATATGTTTTGAATTTGAAGTCTATATTAAGTCTATTTATTCAAGATAATTCCAAGAAGGAAACATTCTGGTTATTAGAACATGATTGTTTTGTAGGCCCCGGGTCAGACCCCGGGATAGATAGTTctatagaatactctttattggcacacctcagtaaaaatctACAAGAAAAATAACCAATTGATTAattgtagaggcagacaacaggcggtcttatcgctaaataaTAATCGGGATAATGAAGTAACCCGATATAAGATTACCCCCGAGGTACCTCTAACCTCTTCTCCCTATCTTATAATAAAGCTAACTCTGGAAACATGTTTAACATTCACATTTCAATGAATGATCTCCATTTACGCACACATATCTAGCACCGAGGAAATTTTTACAATCCACAACTATCGTCCGATCTCCGTATCTGATTGGGCAGTCGTTATTGCCCTCGGCTCCGCCGAATGGGCTGCTCAGTGGCCCCGAGGCCCGATAACGGCGTTGTCGGTCTAAAGAATACGTCCAACAGACTCAGCAAAAGCATGTGTGCATACAGTCGCGCTTTTACTAGCGGTTCAGCTAGCAGAGTTTTTGAATAATCGTAGtgatttttaacacgctttaattaagtcgacctgtatgtaactacgtaatggaatctaaggtaaataatttaaacatcttccaaggatcgtagcgtcatgaaaattggcagctgtatgtagttctgatgacaatacaataatatggtactgtcaaaCTGATccgatgatggagccggaagatatgaactggaacttcatgatggaacatcgtatcatagctgtgtttggatttgttagaaaagtcttgtaatgaactttgaccatgattaggtttcaaggtctgatgatgaagccggaagataggcactagcattccatgatggaatatcgtatcatagccgtgtttgcacttgtgagaaacacgatcaggtttcaaggttatAACAAACCTATTATATATTGACTTGGAagtttttcagttatctcaaatATATCCTGAGCAAAAAGAACAGTTTGGCCGCGAAATGCATATTGCCTAGCCAGACGCACCGcttaatttaagtaagtaagtaagtaaatattctttattgcaccacaaagaagacaaatttaaaaaacagatttacaatgtaaagaaaggtagcaacaggcggtcttatcgctaattAATTTAATGACTTTGACGAAGggaaagcgtgtttttctagtgtttttaaaactattaatttatttagattattattataatatgcggttgccaaaaaatattaatagcaATTTGAAGGCCTTTCATTTGTAGCTTCATGAATTCGGAACCTGATTAAATTGTcgcttcataaaaaaaaacgaacataggtctaataCGCATCATTAAAATTTTGTTACTATTTTTGTACAAAAGCTATTAATATtaacatgaaaattgcttctaaaaatttgtaactaatttcatttttgatcgCCCTCATCGTTAACTATATTTAAGTTAAACCTAACTAAAGATAAACATTCAATAACAGTTACATCCGCGATCCTGGGCACGCACGGCAGTCCTCTCAGTGCTCGGCGAGCTTCGTTCGGAGAAGGACCTGATCTCACAGCGCTTTAAACTTTACAGCGCAACCTCGCAGCCAATACTTTCCATATAACTATCATTAATAACCGCATAGGTACAGTTTACACAAGAACAATTAGCAGTTCGCCATAGCAACTATTACCAAAACGGAGCGTCTTACGGAGACTCCGTAAGACGCGACCGAGGCCctcgtatacctatacctacaacccAGCTGGCCAGCTTCATTGCGCACTATGTGAttgcattttcaaaaccaaatttggcTTTGCAAGTCATAGAGCGTTTCATGTTTCCGAATAAAAACAGTTGAAGGAGTCGCCGTCGTCGGATACGGCGAGGAggactataatatatatatattttatacttcctatccaaatccaagacaacaaatataatttactagcagcaatacacgttatcgtgccgtccaagtcacacattttagagatataatatttaaaaaataacttcgcgctgtccctctcactcgctacgctgcgttcctgctccaacatcgctcctccagtacccgtcattacatgtttttgtgttagtccgagtcacatgtattttcgccaaaatagtgttcctctaaatatctGTACCAAAAGGCCTTACTTTTAGCGCCAGATTGAGAGATTTCGGTGCCCAAGTATTTCTAGACCATTATGCTCGCTTATTTCCGTAGTTTTCTAACCGATTCGATCGATATCTAAAATTACGATGACCTCCTTGTCACCTTCTTAAACGAATTAACTTGCTTATTCATCATCTTAGCAACCACACTCACGTTGAAATGAAGTCTTTCAGGCTTCTTTCAGTCTCACAGGCTTCGCGATGCTCCAGCTGTGGGATGAGCTCCCTGACGAAATTTTCTCGAGCGGAACCAGTATTCttcaaaaatcggccaagagcacgtcgagccatgctcagtgtagggtttcttagttaccattctgtcacaATAGGTCAAacggctattagtaagtatgtatgtacattaaaagcataagggagtacctttgcagcgctttgtacgtctttttaataagaagagaagattttttgcaatgtCTTAGATACGACTGGACCGTTGTTTgctataattttcattgaaagtatttattaagcttttgttttacgatttttcatattttttggaccgatggtttaaaagttagggggggggggggtggcatattttttttctttcagagcgattatgtccgaaaataataactttatcaaaaaatgttttttagagACTCTTGGGTCgaaccaaaaaataaataaatgaataaaacattttgtatgggaggtaccctaaaaacaatattttttttaattatgagtTTACCGTTTtatcgcaatgcatgatttctGCATGCGacggtgactgtttaccatAAGGCggatcgtatgcttgtttgccacctacgtggtattaaaaaatcgAAGTACCACTATCAGTAAGTGATCTTCGTGCGGGCCATTCTGAGGGGTATAAGCCAAGGGCTGATTACGTGCACTAGCccttatttatttgtttcgcTAATTTTATGGCTGTGACAATGGCTGGGAGAATGTCTGCGGCGCAGGGACAATTGATTCTACGGTTGTTAGCAGACTAGTATTTCTGTTAACTGctaaaataattcaatattaaatttcTCGCCTTTTTTATTTCGGAATCCTATTTGTCACACTTTTTTGGGTTCTTTCAATATAGACCACAAGCTcgaaggcgctcacaaatatctgaacacgactctattgtcaaggcgttagagtgcgtgttcagatatttttgagcacctcacCCGCTCCTAtaaatctgatggcgactgtattgaattgaattgaatttatatattcGGTAAATTTTTACATcaaaccttaaaaataaatgcgcgtgcgatagagacagaAACAGGCAGGTCAATGTACTAATTTCTTCGTTCTTAGCGCCCTTACTTTAAAACGGctctttttatataaataaacaacattaGTGAGCGTACtataacatgtatttttttatactacgtcggtggcaaacaagcatacggcccgcctgatggtaagcagtctccgtagcctatgtacgcctgcaaccctaaccccccctcattgagctctatATTCTCCCATATCAGTCAATTTACGTCCAATATCGCCCAACAACCCGTCACAATTATGTACATATGACTCCAGAAACTCGCATAATTGGCtgtcatacaataaatatgGGATATCATCCGGCTAATAGGGCATCTGAATGCAAACCCATACATTATTCCATATATTACCCTAACAGTCTTGTCAATGCAATACAACGGATGTATATACAGCATATAAAATTGTAGGCAAAAGCGAATAACAAGTTAGGGTGTGAGGTTTTTGTGGTAAGAATAGCGGATTCTTTGTTTGAGTGTTACAAAATATCTCGATTAAAAACCGagcaagtgtgagtcggactcgcgcacgaagggttccgtaccattatttataaaaacggcaaaaaaaatgtgtttgttgtatgggagccccccttaaatatttattttattctgtttttagtatttgttgttatagcggcaacagaaatacatctgtgaaaatttcaactgtctagctatcacggttcatgaga harbors:
- the LOC133521783 gene encoding uncharacterized protein LOC133521783, which gives rise to MELYRNLKGSFQDISMSLRDWSSNSREFMKKVSDTCKEDKVKVLGLEWDIKKDTLQLKPNLQEEAVTKRGILKTIASIYDPCGYAVPYTLSSKLFLQGLWKAGVSWDSPLSSELTEEWNVIRQNLEAIREVSVNRCYMKTPVGKGYQLHCFTDASLQAYAASVFVVNGSGKSFIIGKSRLIPSKDQESLKIPRLELLGVLIGSRLIKFVLKFFQQKIARQVLWTDSQIVIEWCKSDKLLPPFVARRIEEIRTNKDLEIRYLPTDLNPADVGTRPTCSREDGEKWLSGPQFIVEDPKTWPTTSGSGPTSSLLTGEGLGIQEDEELMEIDDPDIPNVNPVETEDGTTAKEIINQENGQMPDNKFQKLKEIQSEYFPLEVEGKVTSLSLNLGIFKDIDELLRCKGRMKHTNWSFDKRYPILIPKNSDFTNEIIIKTHQENKHVGVSHTLDKIRETYWIPQGRSQVQRILKKCPECMRHDGGPYRLPETPALPKERVNYSSPFTYVGTDYLGPLLVNNGNGNCKRWISLYTCLAVRAIHLEVVKDLTAEEGLLALRRMISARGVPILITSDNAAHFKLLSEILQNPYCVDKEIKWKFIPQLAPWHGGFYERLVGLVKNCMKKTLQKHLLNDSQLVTVVKEIEAVLNTRPLTYVDSEPDHVLKPSDFLTMGKCIIMETSGKDPTTSQGTVTKDNLIKGWKKAQIILREFKEMFENRYLLNLRERYSHHPKEPRVISKLAPKIGQIVQIKGDTKNRVNWKVGKIVSLRKGADGLCRVATVRVGDTEYTRSIAHLYPLEIEDGEEQCKQTSSYDESAEEPLQLPNLPRSSRRDDMTVDSVNDVAESESLSEQRCTQAVRDKPEEEVQPYASPVEGRSSSQRILEPMYSESNEPKPKSMSEPEPFAVVDLESYEHTKPESHNLEEVTLGNESRPKRAAALRALEKIKEWTSNLVALFLPVLGSVATDAKIRCHNTNSPAATPNSALYVEL